From Alteromonas sp. RKMC-009, one genomic window encodes:
- the bfr gene encoding bacterioferritin has translation MKGDKQVIAKLNEVLTSELTSINQYFLHARMFKNWGFGELNEKNYKKSIKDMKQADAIIERVLFLEGLPNLQALGKLYIGEDTVEMLKCDSRFQLEQIPLLKDAIKLCEEKQDYVSRDLLEDILEYEEEHLDWIETQEYQIDAMGLETYLLKQIEGDD, from the coding sequence ATGAAAGGCGATAAACAAGTCATCGCGAAACTCAACGAAGTATTGACCAGTGAACTGACGTCCATTAATCAGTATTTTCTGCATGCACGGATGTTTAAAAACTGGGGCTTCGGCGAGCTCAACGAAAAGAATTACAAGAAGTCCATCAAAGACATGAAGCAGGCCGATGCTATCATCGAGCGTGTTCTGTTTTTAGAAGGACTTCCGAACCTGCAGGCACTGGGCAAGCTGTATATCGGTGAAGACACCGTAGAGATGCTTAAGTGTGACAGCCGTTTTCAGTTGGAACAAATTCCCCTGCTGAAAGACGCCATCAAGCTTTGCGAAGAAAAGCAGGATTACGTAAGCCGTGACCTGCTGGAAGATATTCTGGAGTACGAAGAAGAGCATCTCGACTGGATTGAAACCCAGGAATATCAGATTGATGCAATGGGTCTTGAAACGTACCTGCTAAAACAGATTGAGGGAGATGACTAA
- the bfr gene encoding bacterioferritin codes for MKGNAKINDALNELLSYELAAMDQYFIHSQMYLDWGLNKLYERINHEFDDEKGHATKLIERMLFLEGTPDMVTRTGYKVGHDVPSMLESDLRVEYEVDAKLKEVIALCEQENDYVTRDILVELLDDTEVDHAHWLEQQLGLIKRLGLQLYMHSQM; via the coding sequence ATGAAAGGTAACGCGAAAATCAATGACGCGCTGAATGAGCTGTTGTCTTATGAACTGGCAGCAATGGATCAGTATTTCATTCACTCTCAGATGTATCTGGACTGGGGCCTGAACAAGCTTTACGAGCGCATCAACCATGAGTTTGATGACGAAAAAGGCCATGCCACAAAACTGATTGAACGCATGCTGTTTTTAGAAGGCACGCCTGACATGGTTACCCGTACCGGCTATAAGGTTGGTCACGACGTACCGTCAATGCTGGAAAGTGACTTACGCGTTGAATACGAAGTCGATGCTAAACTGAAAGAAGTTATCGCCTTGTGTGAACAGGAAAATGACTACGTTACCCGTGATATCCTGGTTGAATTACTTGACGACACGGAAGTAGATCACGCTCACTGGCTGGAACAGCAACTGGGCCTGATTAAGCGCCTGGGTCTGCAGCTTTACATGCACTCACAGATGTAA
- the ccoN gene encoding cytochrome-c oxidase, cbb3-type subunit I, whose protein sequence is MSEISQAQPDYNYKVVRQFTIMTIVWGIIGMGLGVFIAAQLFAPALNFDTPWLTFSRLRPLHTNAVIFAFGGCALFATSYYIVQRTSQVRLFSDKLAAFTFWGWQAVIVLAVVTLPFGITSSKEYAELEWPIDILIALVWIAYIINFFGTIIIRKVSHIYVANWFLGAFMLTVAVLHIGNSMAIPVSFTKSYSLYAGAVDAMMQWWYGHNAVGFFLTAGFLGMMYYFVPKQAGRPVYSYRLSIIHFWALISLYIWAGPHHLHFTALPDWTQSLGMVMSVILFVPSWGGMINGIMTLSGAWHKLRTDPVLRFLIVSLSFYGMSTFEGPMMAIKTVNALSHYTDWTIGHVHSGALGWVAMVSIGSVYHLIPVLFGQRAMYSTKLVNVHFWLATIGVVLYIVAMWMSGVLQGLMWRAVNADGTLTYSFVESLEASKPFYVVRFIGGVFVVAGMLVMAYNTWKTVRAPKGSIAAEPAAQAA, encoded by the coding sequence ATGAGTGAAATAAGCCAAGCACAACCTGATTACAACTATAAAGTAGTCAGGCAATTTACCATCATGACAATCGTCTGGGGTATTATCGGCATGGGGCTGGGAGTATTTATTGCTGCGCAATTGTTTGCTCCTGCACTTAACTTCGATACACCCTGGCTGACGTTTTCCCGATTAAGACCGTTACATACCAACGCAGTCATTTTCGCTTTCGGCGGATGTGCACTGTTTGCAACGTCTTATTATATTGTTCAGCGTACCAGTCAGGTACGTTTATTCAGCGACAAACTTGCTGCCTTTACCTTTTGGGGCTGGCAGGCCGTTATCGTTCTTGCTGTTGTCACTTTGCCCTTCGGCATTACTTCCAGCAAGGAATACGCTGAACTTGAATGGCCTATCGATATCCTTATCGCGCTGGTCTGGATTGCTTACATCATAAATTTTTTCGGTACCATCATCATTCGTAAGGTATCGCACATTTATGTAGCAAACTGGTTCCTCGGCGCGTTTATGCTTACCGTAGCAGTGCTCCACATCGGTAACAGTATGGCGATTCCGGTTTCCTTCACGAAATCTTATTCACTGTATGCAGGTGCGGTGGATGCCATGATGCAGTGGTGGTATGGACACAATGCGGTTGGCTTTTTCCTGACAGCGGGTTTCCTTGGCATGATGTACTACTTCGTGCCTAAACAGGCGGGACGCCCGGTGTACTCTTACCGCTTATCCATTATTCACTTCTGGGCTCTGATTTCACTATACATCTGGGCCGGTCCTCACCACCTTCACTTCACGGCGCTGCCAGACTGGACGCAGTCCCTGGGTATGGTGATGTCGGTTATTCTGTTCGTGCCCTCCTGGGGCGGCATGATCAACGGGATCATGACATTGTCAGGTGCATGGCACAAGCTGCGTACGGACCCGGTGCTGCGTTTCCTGATTGTTTCATTGTCTTTCTACGGCATGTCGACCTTTGAAGGCCCGATGATGGCCATCAAAACCGTCAATGCGCTGTCTCACTACACCGACTGGACTATCGGTCACGTTCACTCAGGCGCACTGGGCTGGGTAGCCATGGTGTCCATCGGCTCTGTATATCACCTCATTCCTGTATTGTTCGGACAACGTGCAATGTACTCCACCAAACTGGTGAACGTGCACTTCTGGCTGGCTACTATTGGAGTGGTGCTTTACATCGTTGCCATGTGGATGTCCGGTGTACTGCAAGGTCTCATGTGGCGAGCAGTGAACGCCGACGGAACGCTGACCTACAGCTTCGTTGAGTCACTGGAAGCCTCCAAACCCTTCTATGTTGTGCGCTTTATCGGTGGTGTGTTTGTGGTTGCCGGCATGCTGGTGATGGCCTACAACACCTGGAAAACTGTACGTGCGCCCAAGGGCAGCATTGCAGCTGAACCCGCCGCGCAGGCAGCATAA
- the ccoO gene encoding cytochrome-c oxidase, cbb3-type subunit II yields MKNPHEIIEKNIGLMTVLILIAISFGALVQILPLMFQQQVLEPVKGLKPYTALQLEGRDIYIREGCVGCHSQMIRPFRAETERYGHYSVAGESVWEHPFLWGSKRTGPDLARVGGRYSDEWHRVHLINPRNVVPESNMPGFPWLAENTLSGEDTAKKMEVFRGFGVPYTDDDIAGAQAAVKGKTEMQALIAYLQSLGTYLN; encoded by the coding sequence GTGAAGAATCCACATGAAATAATTGAGAAAAACATTGGCCTGATGACTGTGCTTATTCTGATTGCTATCAGTTTTGGTGCTTTAGTTCAAATTTTGCCGCTGATGTTTCAGCAACAGGTACTTGAACCGGTTAAGGGATTAAAACCCTATACAGCACTGCAACTGGAAGGTCGCGATATCTACATCCGTGAAGGGTGTGTTGGCTGTCACAGCCAGATGATTCGTCCGTTCCGTGCCGAAACAGAACGTTACGGCCACTATTCAGTTGCCGGTGAGTCGGTATGGGAGCATCCCTTCCTGTGGGGGTCAAAACGTACCGGTCCTGACCTGGCGCGTGTTGGTGGCCGCTACAGTGACGAATGGCACCGTGTTCACCTGATTAATCCCCGCAACGTGGTACCGGAGTCTAACATGCCCGGTTTCCCGTGGCTGGCAGAGAATACGCTCAGCGGTGAAGATACCGCGAAGAAAATGGAAGTGTTCCGCGGCTTTGGTGTGCCTTACACCGATGATGATATCGCCGGTGCACAGGCGGCAGTAAAGGGTAAAACAGAAATGCAGGCCCTGATTGCTTACCTTCAATCCCTCGGCACATATCTGAACTGA
- a CDS encoding cbb3-type cytochrome oxidase subunit 3: MDQGIAGSIFTVVVFVCFIGVVWWAFSGRNKKRFDEAANLPFADEVKEKSQKNKQES; encoded by the coding sequence ATGGATCAGGGAATAGCGGGCAGCATTTTTACTGTCGTAGTGTTTGTTTGCTTCATTGGTGTGGTCTGGTGGGCGTTCAGCGGTCGCAATAAAAAGCGATTCGACGAAGCGGCCAACCTGCCCTTTGCCGACGAAGTGAAAGAGAAATCTCAAAAGAATAAGCAGGAGTCTTGA
- the ccoP gene encoding cytochrome-c oxidase, cbb3-type subunit III has product MSTFWTIWISVITLGTIIGCFILLRWALANKTGVAEGEGMGHVFDGIEEINNQLPRWWTILFYVCIVWGFVYLALFPGLGAWQGFLGWKSSNQNIQSLEESAQARADAKENGLLVKYDRELDQAAELYDPIFKKYAAVPVEELANDPEAVKVGQRLFLQNCSQCHGSDARGANVGFPNLTDDDWLYGGSGAKIVETLTLGRQAAMPAWIASMGEQGIKETVAYVLSLSGREQGPEMTALIDDGKARFMVCAACHGMDGKGNQLLGAPNLTDNIWLYGSSEQSVTETLTYGRNGVMPSFKKTLGDDKIHVVAAYVYSLSN; this is encoded by the coding sequence ATGAGCACGTTTTGGACAATTTGGATCTCAGTGATCACGCTGGGTACCATTATCGGCTGCTTCATCCTGTTACGCTGGGCACTGGCTAATAAAACCGGTGTAGCAGAAGGTGAAGGCATGGGGCACGTCTTCGATGGTATCGAAGAAATTAATAACCAGTTACCCCGCTGGTGGACTATTTTATTTTACGTTTGTATCGTCTGGGGCTTTGTGTACCTCGCTTTGTTCCCGGGATTAGGTGCATGGCAGGGTTTCCTTGGCTGGAAAAGTTCGAACCAGAACATCCAGTCACTGGAAGAATCTGCTCAGGCCCGTGCTGATGCGAAAGAGAACGGATTACTGGTTAAGTACGACCGCGAGCTGGATCAGGCTGCGGAATTGTATGACCCGATTTTCAAAAAATACGCGGCAGTACCGGTTGAAGAACTGGCCAATGATCCTGAAGCAGTCAAAGTAGGACAACGTTTGTTTTTACAAAACTGTTCCCAGTGTCACGGTTCTGATGCAAGAGGCGCCAATGTGGGCTTCCCTAACCTCACCGACGACGACTGGCTTTACGGAGGCAGCGGCGCAAAAATTGTTGAAACCCTTACTCTGGGTCGTCAGGCCGCTATGCCTGCATGGATTGCTTCCATGGGTGAGCAAGGTATCAAAGAGACGGTTGCCTATGTACTCAGTTTGAGTGGCCGGGAACAGGGGCCTGAAATGACTGCGCTGATTGATGACGGAAAAGCCCGCTTTATGGTGTGTGCTGCCTGTCACGGCATGGACGGTAAAGGTAACCAGTTACTCGGGGCGCCGAATCTGACTGATAATATCTGGCTGTACGGTTCTTCTGAACAATCGGTCACTGAAACGCTCACTTACGGCCGGAATGGCGTGATGCCTTCATTCAAGAAAACCCTGGGTGATGACAAAATTCACGTTGTGGCCGCCTACGTGTACAGCCTGTCTAACTGA
- a CDS encoding FixH family protein has translation MQTPWYKQFWPWFLITVPVLTVIMSGFLIHFATSGEDSLVIDDYYKEGKAINVRLDKVERAKKLNITTDLTIEGNRVALKFHSGIPQSGAALKLTFFHVTLESLDTELLLTRDAGGVYRGTTDTVLSGKWRVSLTPLDEEWKIQNTLQLPASGIIKFNP, from the coding sequence ATGCAGACGCCCTGGTATAAACAATTCTGGCCCTGGTTCCTGATCACGGTACCTGTGCTGACAGTCATTATGAGTGGTTTTCTCATCCATTTTGCCACTTCCGGTGAAGACAGCCTGGTCATTGACGACTATTACAAAGAAGGAAAAGCCATCAATGTGCGTCTGGACAAAGTCGAACGGGCGAAAAAGCTGAATATCACCACCGATCTCACCATTGAAGGAAACCGCGTTGCGCTGAAGTTTCATTCCGGCATTCCCCAATCCGGTGCCGCACTGAAACTGACCTTTTTCCACGTAACCCTGGAATCACTGGATACCGAATTATTACTTACCCGCGATGCCGGTGGTGTGTACCGCGGCACAACAGATACCGTTTTGTCGGGTAAGTGGCGCGTTTCACTCACGCCGCTGGATGAAGAGTGGAAAATCCAGAATACACTCCAATTACCGGCCTCCGGTATCATTAAGTTTAATCCGTGA
- a CDS encoding heavy metal translocating P-type ATPase, with translation MSDDFLCYHCGEPNIPGKPFTAFVLEQERHFCCPGCQAVAQAITGNGLEDYYRFRTEPASKGDSALSETLDKLSVYDEPALQEEFVVDNGNNKHIELTLEGITCAACGWLIEKQLSRITGVSQIAVNVAQRRAVVIWQPEAVSLSSIMATLRRIGYPALPFQPDQHEASYKAEDKRFLKKLGLAGLMTMQVMMLAAALYFDLFDAMDAHTRSYFHWIALVLTTPVVLYSGSTFYVGALKALSTRTVNMDVPVSIAVLGTWLSGLFATVTGRGEVYFESVCMFIFLLLLSRFLEHRSRHRAAQISANMLQYIPVTANQVAADNTVTQVLAKSLKTGDAVVVKAGETIPVDGIVTEGASETDESMLTGEFNPVRKQTGDTVFGGTVNRTGVITVTVTRALKFALVNQIIRLQSTAMAAKPRVALMADRFSSYFVAVVLITAASSWAYWHWQGNDNAFWISIAVLVATCPCALGLATPSALTCAMANLNRHGILLKRADALEQINHVDTLVLDKTGTLTEGKFAQINSWFADPARESEIRALMGAIESRSEHPVAAAFVSDNNHALILSHVDVVAGMGIGAQCNGRSYKAGSASFTGINAGISPFPANVFLTENDVPVAAFRVADKIKADAADSLSKLSQLERIILSGDIQQNVDDIAANLPVDKATGGNSPEDKLNAVTALQRQGRHVMMLGDGINDAPVMAAADVGIAVGNATDIAKSAADVILLNDKLAVLGHLTHMARRVKATVRQNMGWAIGYNLVILPFAVSGILTPWMAVIGMSLSSILVVTNSTRLLK, from the coding sequence GTGAGCGACGACTTTCTTTGTTACCACTGTGGCGAGCCTAATATACCCGGCAAGCCATTTACTGCATTCGTACTGGAGCAGGAACGCCATTTTTGCTGTCCGGGATGTCAGGCCGTGGCTCAGGCCATTACCGGAAACGGACTGGAAGACTATTACCGCTTCCGCACTGAACCGGCCTCTAAAGGTGATTCAGCATTAAGCGAAACACTGGATAAACTGTCTGTCTATGACGAGCCTGCCTTACAGGAAGAGTTCGTCGTTGATAACGGTAATAACAAGCATATTGAGCTAACCCTTGAAGGCATTACCTGTGCGGCCTGCGGCTGGCTGATTGAAAAGCAATTGTCGCGGATCACCGGTGTCAGCCAGATTGCGGTGAATGTAGCACAGCGACGCGCAGTGGTTATATGGCAACCTGAGGCAGTATCGCTCAGTAGCATCATGGCTACGCTACGGCGTATTGGCTACCCGGCGCTGCCGTTTCAACCGGATCAACATGAAGCATCATACAAAGCGGAAGATAAGCGCTTTTTGAAAAAACTCGGCCTTGCAGGTTTGATGACCATGCAGGTCATGATGCTGGCGGCAGCCCTGTATTTTGATTTGTTCGATGCGATGGATGCACATACACGGTCTTATTTTCACTGGATAGCGCTGGTTCTGACCACACCGGTGGTGCTGTATTCCGGCAGTACGTTTTACGTTGGCGCGCTAAAGGCTTTGTCGACCCGGACCGTGAATATGGATGTACCGGTGAGTATTGCGGTGTTGGGCACCTGGCTGTCCGGTCTGTTTGCAACGGTTACCGGTCGCGGCGAAGTGTATTTTGAATCAGTTTGCATGTTTATTTTCCTGCTTTTACTGAGTCGTTTTCTCGAACACCGGAGCAGGCACCGCGCCGCGCAGATCTCAGCGAATATGTTGCAATATATACCGGTAACCGCTAATCAGGTGGCTGCAGATAACACCGTTACCCAGGTGCTGGCAAAATCGCTCAAAACCGGTGATGCTGTTGTGGTCAAAGCCGGAGAGACCATTCCCGTAGACGGCATTGTGACTGAAGGTGCCAGTGAAACCGATGAATCGATGCTTACCGGCGAGTTTAATCCGGTGCGCAAACAAACCGGCGATACGGTATTCGGGGGTACGGTAAACCGTACCGGCGTAATAACGGTAACTGTCACCAGGGCGTTAAAATTTGCGCTGGTAAATCAGATCATTCGTTTGCAATCCACCGCTATGGCTGCAAAGCCCCGGGTCGCTCTAATGGCTGACCGCTTTTCCAGTTATTTTGTCGCCGTAGTACTGATTACGGCTGCATCCTCATGGGCTTACTGGCACTGGCAGGGTAATGACAATGCATTTTGGATTAGCATCGCGGTACTGGTAGCAACCTGTCCCTGTGCGCTGGGGCTGGCTACGCCATCTGCCCTCACCTGCGCAATGGCAAACCTTAACCGGCATGGCATTTTATTGAAAAGAGCCGATGCACTGGAGCAAATCAACCACGTAGATACCCTGGTGCTGGATAAAACCGGAACGCTGACCGAAGGAAAGTTTGCTCAGATAAACAGCTGGTTTGCTGATCCGGCACGGGAAAGTGAAATCCGGGCTTTAATGGGGGCAATAGAGTCCCGTTCAGAACATCCGGTTGCCGCAGCCTTTGTTTCTGATAACAATCATGCATTAATTCTGAGCCATGTTGACGTTGTGGCAGGTATGGGGATCGGCGCACAATGCAATGGCCGCAGTTATAAAGCCGGTTCAGCGTCTTTCACCGGTATAAATGCCGGCATATCGCCCTTTCCCGCTAACGTGTTTCTCACCGAAAACGATGTGCCCGTAGCCGCTTTTCGTGTAGCAGATAAAATTAAAGCGGATGCCGCAGACAGTCTGAGCAAACTGTCGCAACTGGAGCGGATAATTCTGAGTGGCGATATTCAGCAAAATGTTGACGACATTGCAGCGAATTTACCCGTAGACAAAGCCACAGGCGGGAACAGCCCTGAAGATAAATTAAACGCTGTGACAGCCCTTCAGCGGCAGGGCCGTCATGTCATGATGCTGGGTGATGGGATTAACGACGCACCGGTGATGGCAGCGGCTGATGTTGGCATTGCAGTGGGTAATGCCACGGATATCGCAAAAAGTGCCGCGGATGTGATTTTATTAAATGATAAGCTGGCTGTACTCGGGCACCTCACTCATATGGCCAGAAGAGTAAAAGCGACTGTCAGGCAGAATATGGGATGGGCCATAGGCTACAATCTGGTTATCCTGCCGTTTGCAGTGTCCGGCATTTTGACGCCGTGGATGGCGGTGATAGGTATGAGCCTGAGTAGTATTCTGGTAGTCACTAATTCGACGAGACTGTTAAAGTAA
- the ccoS gene encoding cbb3-type cytochrome oxidase assembly protein CcoS: MSIIYVLIPLAVIIVAIAIGVFFWAVKSNQFEDLDRQGYSILFDDDLSPEEKKLAEERKKLNE; the protein is encoded by the coding sequence ATGAGTATAATTTACGTCCTTATTCCCCTTGCTGTGATCATTGTGGCCATTGCCATCGGCGTATTTTTTTGGGCAGTAAAATCGAACCAGTTTGAAGACCTGGATCGCCAGGGCTACAGTATTCTTTTCGATGATGATTTATCTCCTGAAGAAAAAAAGCTGGCCGAAGAACGAAAAAAACTCAATGAGTGA
- a CDS encoding sulfite exporter TauE/SafE family protein produces the protein MSDLSFLSALLVGLGGGVHCVGMCGGVSLALSAATPAGSSPLPYTLSYNFGRIFSYIVAGAVTGGIGQIAKDAVPVTGPVLAVFSGIMLIAMACYLGNWWRGLTAVEALGSKLWQRIQPLSKRFLPFRSPISAFPYGMIWGWLPCGLVYSTLTWALASGTAISGAVIMAGFGLGTLPALLAVRAGADWLSSGFRQPVVRQIIALSLLFYALLLLWRALSTIQ, from the coding sequence ATGAGTGATCTGTCGTTTTTATCTGCCTTGCTGGTCGGGCTGGGCGGAGGCGTTCATTGTGTGGGAATGTGCGGCGGCGTATCGCTGGCACTGTCTGCCGCCACGCCGGCAGGATCATCCCCTTTACCCTATACGCTTAGCTACAACTTTGGTCGTATATTCAGCTACATAGTTGCCGGCGCTGTTACCGGCGGCATCGGGCAGATAGCAAAAGATGCTGTACCGGTGACCGGCCCCGTACTCGCCGTCTTCAGTGGCATCATGCTGATTGCCATGGCCTGTTATCTGGGTAACTGGTGGCGTGGCCTGACCGCTGTTGAAGCTCTCGGCAGTAAACTCTGGCAGAGAATTCAGCCGCTGTCGAAACGGTTTTTACCTTTCAGGTCTCCTATTAGCGCCTTTCCCTATGGTATGATTTGGGGATGGTTGCCCTGTGGACTGGTTTATTCCACCCTGACGTGGGCACTGGCTTCAGGGACGGCAATATCCGGTGCAGTAATCATGGCCGGTTTTGGTTTAGGAACGCTACCGGCGTTGCTGGCTGTCCGGGCTGGTGCAGACTGGCTTTCCTCAGGTTTCAGACAACCCGTAGTTCGTCAGATCATTGCTTTGAGTTTGCTGTTTTACGCATTATTGCTGTTGTGGCGGGCTTTAAGTACTATACAGTAG
- the fnr gene encoding fumarate/nitrate reduction transcriptional regulator Fnr, translating into MQKRSDFSIHCQNCSFSHLCLPLALNKTEIESLDDIIERKKPLHKHDTLVEAGDKFTSLYAVRAGSFKSFVTDKEGEEQIISFHFPGDIIGFDGLRDDTHQSYTQALETAMVCELPYSTLEKMSEQFPKLRHQIMRFMSAEIKQDHEMMMLLNKRTAEERLIYFIAHLSGRFEERGFSHRQFNLSMTRNEIGNYLGLTVETISRLLTRFQKEGIIKVDGKLITVLDFAAMDKKLHSMDIPTLCVD; encoded by the coding sequence ATGCAAAAACGTTCGGATTTTTCTATACACTGCCAGAATTGCAGTTTCAGCCATCTGTGTCTGCCCTTGGCTCTCAACAAAACTGAGATTGAGTCACTGGATGACATCATTGAACGCAAAAAGCCTTTGCATAAACACGATACCCTGGTAGAAGCCGGTGATAAATTTACCTCTCTGTACGCTGTACGGGCAGGTTCATTTAAGTCTTTTGTCACCGATAAAGAAGGTGAAGAGCAAATTATCAGTTTCCACTTCCCGGGCGATATTATCGGTTTTGACGGTTTACGTGACGACACTCACCAGAGTTACACTCAGGCGCTGGAAACGGCCATGGTGTGTGAACTTCCCTACTCCACTCTTGAAAAAATGTCTGAGCAATTCCCGAAATTGCGCCATCAGATCATGCGCTTTATGAGTGCTGAAATTAAGCAGGATCACGAAATGATGATGCTGCTGAATAAACGGACGGCAGAAGAACGTCTGATTTATTTTATCGCCCATCTGTCCGGTCGGTTTGAAGAACGAGGTTTTTCTCACCGTCAGTTCAATCTGAGTATGACCCGCAACGAAATCGGTAATTATCTCGGTTTAACGGTAGAAACGATCAGCCGCTTGCTGACCCGCTTCCAGAAAGAAGGCATTATCAAAGTAGACGGGAAACTCATTACTGTTCTGGATTTTGCGGCTATGGATAAAAAGCTGCACTCTATGGACATTCCTACCCTTTGCGTGGATTAA
- the uspE gene encoding universal stress protein UspE produces the protein MITCKRILAVVQADKPEQPALSRAIEIARKTGAEVHALLVVYDFSYDMTTMLTRSEREAMRDAVTKDRIAWAEKNLTRYDDYDVKVAVEWSDKRYEAITRYTINRQIDLVVKATRKHDDFASVLFTPTDWHLLRKCPAPVLLVKAHAWPEHGNIVAAVNVGTEDKEHAQLNDKLTGIAKDYAELLSGQVHLVNAYPSAPLNIAIEIPDFNPETYHNAVRNHHVQEMENHSAKFGIGVANCHVVEGLPDIAIPKVTEQLDAELVVIGTVGRTGLSAAFLGNTAEHVIDNLNCDVLAVKPDGFTSPVK, from the coding sequence ATGATCACCTGCAAACGTATTCTCGCCGTCGTTCAGGCTGACAAGCCTGAACAACCTGCCCTTTCAAGAGCCATCGAAATTGCCCGTAAAACCGGTGCAGAGGTACACGCACTGCTTGTTGTATACGACTTTTCTTATGACATGACAACAATGCTCACCCGCAGTGAGCGTGAAGCCATGCGTGATGCGGTAACCAAAGACCGCATTGCCTGGGCAGAAAAAAACCTGACCCGCTACGATGATTATGATGTAAAGGTTGCTGTTGAGTGGAGTGATAAACGTTACGAAGCCATTACCCGCTACACCATTAACCGTCAGATTGACCTGGTCGTTAAAGCTACCCGCAAACACGATGATTTTGCATCAGTGCTCTTTACACCAACAGACTGGCACTTACTGAGAAAATGTCCGGCTCCGGTTTTACTTGTCAAAGCCCATGCCTGGCCTGAACACGGTAATATTGTTGCGGCAGTCAATGTGGGTACAGAAGACAAAGAACATGCACAACTGAATGACAAGTTGACCGGTATTGCAAAGGATTATGCAGAGTTACTGAGTGGTCAGGTACATCTGGTTAATGCCTATCCTTCTGCACCACTGAATATTGCCATTGAGATCCCCGATTTCAATCCTGAGACGTATCATAACGCTGTGCGAAACCATCATGTTCAGGAAATGGAAAACCACAGCGCTAAATTTGGGATCGGCGTAGCAAATTGCCATGTTGTTGAGGGATTACCCGATATAGCCATCCCGAAAGTGACTGAACAGCTGGATGCAGAACTCGTCGTAATCGGTACTGTGGGACGTACAGGCTTATCAGCCGCCTTTTTGGGCAATACTGCAGAGCATGTTATTGATAACCTGAATTGCGATGTGCTGGCGGTTAAACCTGACGGGTTTACGTCTCCGGTTAAGTAA
- the ttcA gene encoding tRNA 2-thiocytidine(32) synthetase TtcA, which translates to MNQVTSTPSDNASHSAQSKQKYNFNKLQKRLRRHVGKAIEDFNMIEDGDKVMVCLSGGKDSYTLLDILLFLRKIAPVNFDIVAVNLDQKQPGFPEHVLPEYLDSLGIDYKIVEEDTYSIVKDKIPEGKTTCSLCSRLRRGILYRTAKELGATKIALGHHRDDMLETLFLNMFHGGKLKAMPPKLVSDNGEHIVIRPLAYCSEKDIQKYADATEFPIIPCNLCGSQENLQRQNIKMMLQDWNKRFPGRIESMFRAIQNVAPSHLADGNLYDFKQIKATGAPVEDGDTAFDKPDFTSAVSDDAQSPVQIVNLTE; encoded by the coding sequence ATGAATCAAGTAACATCTACGCCATCTGACAACGCCAGTCACAGTGCGCAAAGTAAACAAAAATACAACTTTAACAAGTTGCAGAAAAGACTGCGCAGACATGTTGGCAAAGCCATCGAAGACTTCAATATGATTGAAGACGGCGACAAGGTCATGGTGTGCTTATCCGGCGGAAAAGACAGCTATACGCTGCTGGATATCCTGCTATTTTTACGCAAAATTGCACCGGTCAATTTTGATATCGTCGCGGTTAACCTCGATCAGAAGCAGCCGGGTTTTCCGGAACATGTGTTGCCTGAATACCTGGATTCACTGGGTATTGACTACAAAATTGTGGAAGAAGATACCTATTCCATCGTTAAAGATAAAATCCCTGAAGGGAAAACCACCTGTTCACTGTGTTCCAGATTAAGACGCGGGATCCTGTACCGTACGGCAAAGGAACTCGGCGCAACAAAAATAGCCCTCGGTCATCATCGTGATGATATGCTGGAAACATTGTTTCTGAACATGTTCCATGGCGGAAAACTAAAAGCTATGCCGCCCAAACTGGTAAGTGATAACGGTGAACACATTGTTATTCGCCCGCTGGCTTATTGCAGTGAGAAAGACATTCAGAAATACGCTGACGCCACTGAATTCCCGATCATCCCCTGTAATCTTTGCGGTTCTCAGGAGAATCTGCAGAGGCAGAATATTAAAATGATGCTGCAGGACTGGAATAAGCGTTTTCCGGGTCGCATTGAGTCTATGTTCCGTGCAATTCAGAACGTTGCCCCATCACACCTCGCTGATGGCAATTTGTATGACTTTAAACAAATCAAGGCCACAGGCGCACCGGTAGAAGACGGTGATACAGCCTTCGACAAGCCGGATTTTACCAGTGCGGTCAGTGATGATGCACAATCCCCTGTTCAAATTGTTAATCTGACGGAATAG